One Bacillus amyloliquefaciens DSM 7 = ATCC 23350 DNA window includes the following coding sequences:
- the dxs gene encoding 1-deoxy-D-xylulose-5-phosphate synthase → MDLLSIQDPSFLKKMSIEQLEELSEEIRNFLITSLSASGGHIGPNLGVVELTIALHKEFDSPKDKFLWDVGHQSYVHKLLTGRGKEFETLRQYKGLCGFPKRSESEHDVWETGHSSTSLSGAMGMAAARDIKGTKEYIIPIIGDGALTGGMALEALNHIGDEKKDMIVILNDNEMSIAPNVGAIHSMLGRLRTAGKYQWVKDELEYLFKRIPAVGGKLAATAERIKDSLKYMLVSGMFFEELGFTYLGPVDGHSYHELIENLQYAKKTKGPVLLHVITKKGKGYKPAETDTIGTWHGTGPYKINTGDFVKPKAAAPSWSGLVSGTVQELAREDDRIVAITPAMPVGSKLEGFAKEFPERMFDVGIAEQHAATMAAGMALQGMKPFLAIYSTFLQRAYDQVVHDICRQNANVFIGIDRAGLVGADGETHQGVFDIAFLRHIPNLVLMMPKDENEGRHMVNTALSYEEGPIAMRFPRGNGLGVKMDKELKSIPIGTWEVLRPGKDAVILTFGTTIEMALEAAEELQKEGLSVRVVNARFIKPIDKQMMKAILNEGLPILTIEEAVLEGGFGSTILEFAHDLGMYHTPIDRMGIPDRFIEHGSVTALLEEIGLTKAEVMNRIKLLMPPKTHKGIGS, encoded by the coding sequence TTGGATCTTTTATCAATACAGGACCCGTCATTTCTTAAAAAGATGTCAATTGAACAGCTGGAAGAGCTGAGTGAGGAGATCCGCAATTTTCTCATTACATCGCTGTCTGCCTCAGGGGGCCATATCGGGCCGAACCTCGGGGTTGTCGAGCTGACAATTGCGCTTCACAAAGAATTTGACAGTCCGAAGGATAAATTTTTATGGGATGTCGGACATCAGTCCTATGTTCACAAACTGTTAACCGGACGCGGCAAGGAGTTTGAAACCTTGCGCCAATATAAAGGGCTTTGCGGTTTCCCGAAACGCAGCGAAAGCGAACACGACGTATGGGAAACAGGCCACAGCTCAACATCGCTCTCAGGGGCGATGGGAATGGCTGCCGCCCGTGATATTAAAGGGACGAAAGAATATATCATCCCGATTATCGGAGACGGGGCTTTAACCGGAGGAATGGCGCTTGAAGCGCTGAACCATATCGGCGATGAGAAAAAAGACATGATCGTCATCCTGAATGATAATGAGATGAGCATTGCGCCGAATGTCGGGGCGATTCATTCTATGCTGGGCAGGCTTCGCACGGCCGGCAAATACCAATGGGTAAAAGACGAGCTTGAATATTTATTTAAGCGCATCCCGGCCGTCGGCGGAAAATTGGCCGCCACAGCGGAACGGATAAAAGACAGCTTAAAATATATGCTTGTGTCAGGCATGTTTTTTGAAGAGCTGGGCTTTACGTATTTAGGCCCGGTTGACGGTCATTCCTATCACGAACTGATTGAAAACCTGCAATACGCCAAAAAAACGAAAGGTCCTGTCCTTTTACATGTCATCACGAAAAAGGGCAAAGGCTATAAACCGGCTGAAACCGACACGATCGGCACATGGCACGGGACGGGTCCGTACAAAATCAATACGGGCGATTTCGTCAAACCGAAAGCCGCGGCGCCTTCATGGAGCGGGCTTGTCAGCGGCACCGTGCAGGAGCTGGCGCGTGAGGATGACAGAATTGTCGCGATTACACCGGCCATGCCTGTCGGCTCTAAGCTGGAAGGGTTTGCGAAAGAATTTCCTGAGCGCATGTTTGACGTCGGAATCGCAGAACAGCATGCGGCGACAATGGCCGCGGGAATGGCGCTTCAGGGCATGAAGCCGTTTCTTGCGATTTATTCGACCTTTTTGCAGCGGGCCTACGATCAGGTCGTCCATGACATCTGCCGTCAAAACGCGAATGTATTTATCGGCATTGACCGGGCCGGTTTGGTCGGTGCTGACGGGGAGACGCATCAAGGCGTCTTTGATATTGCCTTTTTGCGTCATATACCAAACCTCGTTTTGATGATGCCGAAAGATGAAAATGAAGGCCGCCATATGGTCAATACAGCCCTTAGCTATGAAGAAGGTCCGATTGCGATGCGCTTCCCGCGCGGAAACGGACTCGGCGTAAAGATGGATAAAGAGCTGAAAAGCATTCCGATCGGAACATGGGAAGTGCTCCGTCCCGGAAAAGACGCGGTTATTTTAACATTCGGAACAACGATTGAGATGGCGCTTGAAGCAGCTGAAGAACTGCAAAAAGAAGGCCTGTCCGTGCGTGTCGTCAATGCGCGGTTCATAAAACCGATTGATAAACAAATGATGAAGGCGATTCTTAATGAAGGTCTTCCGATTTTAACGATTGAAGAAGCCGTGCTTGAAGGCGGATTCGGAAGCACGATTCTTGAATTCGCTCATGACCTCGGCATGTATCATACGCCGATTGACAGAATGGGCATCCCTGACCGGTTTATTGAGCACGGAAGCGTAACCGCCCTGCTTGAAGAAATCGGTCTCACGAAGGCTGAGGTTATGAACCGGATTAAACTGCTGATGCCGCCGAAGACACATAAAGGAATTGGATCATGA
- a CDS encoding polyprenyl synthetase family protein, whose protein sequence is MTNKLDAFLASRKQMIEQQLSLYTERLDMPESLKKSMLYSLEAGGKRLRPLVVLAVLNAYGKDEKDGIPVGCAVEMIHTYSLIHDDLPCMDDDDLRRGKPTNHKVFGEAAAVLAGDGLLTESFKLITSHVSEEVSAEKRLRLVDELISAAGTEGMVGGQAADMEAEQKQVTLKELESIHERKTAKLLGFSVTAGAILADAPEDEIEKLRLFSSHIGIGFQIRDDILDIEGHEEKIGKPVGSDTTNEKSTYPSLLTLEGAKEKLAHHISEAKQIVSGLSLEKELLHDLCDLIAARDH, encoded by the coding sequence GTGACAAATAAACTGGACGCATTTTTAGCATCACGCAAACAAATGATTGAACAGCAGCTTTCTTTGTATACAGAACGGCTGGACATGCCCGAATCCCTCAAAAAATCCATGCTGTATTCTTTGGAAGCGGGCGGGAAAAGGCTGCGCCCTCTCGTTGTTTTGGCCGTTTTGAATGCTTACGGAAAAGATGAAAAAGACGGGATTCCGGTCGGATGCGCTGTCGAAATGATTCATACGTATTCCTTAATCCATGATGATCTTCCTTGCATGGACGATGATGATTTGCGCCGGGGGAAGCCGACAAATCATAAAGTCTTCGGAGAAGCGGCAGCCGTACTTGCCGGCGACGGGCTTCTGACAGAAAGCTTTAAATTGATCACATCTCACGTGTCTGAGGAGGTTTCAGCTGAGAAACGGCTCCGTCTCGTCGATGAACTGATCAGCGCGGCAGGAACGGAAGGGATGGTCGGAGGACAGGCTGCCGACATGGAAGCGGAGCAAAAGCAGGTAACGCTGAAAGAGCTGGAATCCATTCATGAGCGGAAAACGGCCAAGCTCCTCGGTTTTTCCGTGACGGCGGGCGCCATTTTGGCAGATGCGCCGGAGGATGAAATCGAGAAGCTGCGCTTGTTCAGCAGCCATATCGGCATCGGGTTTCAAATCAGAGACGACATCCTTGATATCGAAGGTCATGAGGAGAAGATCGGCAAACCGGTCGGTTCAGACACGACGAATGAAAAGTCAACGTATCCGTCGCTTTTAACGCTCGAAGGCGCGAAAGAGAAGCTTGCGCATCATATCAGCGAGGCGAAACAGATCGTAAGCGGCCTTTCTCTTGAGAAAGAATTGCTGCATGATCTCTGCGACTTAATTGCGGCAAGAGATCATTAA
- a CDS encoding exodeoxyribonuclease VII small subunit, which produces MKETKKSEELTFEEAMKGLEGIVAKLEEGDVPLEQAINYFQEGMALSKMCHEKLQHVEKQMDFILKDNGELAPFSVQEEDEGDK; this is translated from the coding sequence ATGAAAGAAACCAAAAAAAGTGAAGAGCTGACATTTGAAGAGGCGATGAAAGGCCTTGAAGGCATTGTGGCAAAGCTTGAAGAAGGCGACGTGCCGCTGGAGCAGGCGATTAACTATTTTCAGGAAGGGATGGCCCTTTCAAAAATGTGCCATGAAAAGCTTCAGCATGTCGAAAAACAAATGGACTTTATTCTAAAAGATAACGGAGAACTTGCACCTTTCAGCGTTCAGGAGGAAGACGAAGGTGACAAATAA
- the xseA gene encoding exodeoxyribonuclease VII large subunit has protein sequence MSEAAYVTVSALTKYIKRKFDVDPHLEDIWIKGELSNVKIHTRGHIYFTLKDEHARMQAVMFQRQSSRLAFKPEDGMKVIVRGGISVYEPSGSYQLYAKEMQPDGVGALYLAYEELKKKLAGEGLFDDRHKQAIPAFPATIGVVTSPTGAAVRDVITTLKRRYPLVKVIVLPALVQGENASRSIVKRIEEANAQKMCDVLIVGRGGGSIEELWAFNEEIVARAIFASAIPVISAVGHETDFTISDFVADIRAATPTGAAEIAVPHTTDLMERTKTAEVRLTRAMQQHISKKKERVQALQSSYAFRFPKRLYTQKEQQFDLLYQQFQSQLTGLTDRKQRQLERNTYRLTALHPENQLKQAKKRYEERSNQLERSMNVQLKQLHSQFQTVLGKLNALSPLQVMERGYSLAYKDKELIKSVDQVEQNDTLEVKMTDGVLTCEVLQKRGER, from the coding sequence GTGAGTGAAGCGGCATATGTCACGGTTTCCGCACTGACCAAATATATTAAACGAAAATTTGATGTGGACCCTCATCTTGAAGACATTTGGATTAAGGGTGAGCTGTCCAACGTTAAAATCCATACGAGAGGCCACATCTATTTTACATTAAAAGACGAACATGCCCGCATGCAGGCCGTCATGTTTCAAAGACAAAGTTCAAGGCTTGCGTTTAAGCCCGAGGACGGAATGAAGGTCATCGTAAGAGGCGGCATTTCCGTCTATGAACCGAGCGGAAGCTATCAGCTATACGCAAAAGAAATGCAGCCGGACGGTGTGGGTGCGCTTTATTTAGCATATGAAGAATTAAAGAAAAAACTTGCCGGCGAAGGGTTGTTTGATGACCGGCATAAGCAGGCCATCCCCGCTTTTCCAGCCACGATCGGGGTTGTCACGTCACCGACGGGAGCGGCCGTCAGAGATGTCATTACCACACTCAAAAGAAGATACCCCTTGGTGAAAGTCATTGTCCTTCCCGCGCTCGTTCAGGGCGAGAATGCCAGCAGATCGATTGTAAAGCGCATTGAAGAAGCCAATGCACAAAAGATGTGCGACGTCCTGATCGTCGGAAGGGGAGGGGGCTCGATAGAAGAATTGTGGGCATTTAACGAAGAAATCGTAGCCCGGGCGATCTTTGCTTCCGCCATTCCGGTTATTTCGGCCGTCGGACACGAAACAGATTTTACAATCAGTGATTTTGTCGCAGATATCCGGGCTGCAACACCGACGGGAGCGGCAGAAATCGCCGTTCCCCACACGACGGACTTAATGGAACGGACAAAAACGGCGGAAGTCCGTCTGACAAGAGCGATGCAGCAGCATATCAGCAAGAAAAAAGAACGGGTGCAAGCGCTCCAGTCATCCTACGCATTCCGTTTTCCGAAACGATTGTATACTCAAAAAGAACAGCAGTTTGATCTTTTGTATCAGCAGTTCCAATCACAGCTTACAGGGCTTACGGACCGGAAGCAAAGGCAGCTGGAGCGGAATACGTACAGATTAACGGCCCTTCACCCAGAAAACCAGCTGAAACAGGCAAAAAAACGGTACGAAGAGCGCTCAAATCAGCTGGAGCGGAGCATGAATGTCCAGCTGAAGCAGCTTCATTCGCAGTTTCAGACGGTTCTTGGTAAACTGAATGCATTAAGTCCCCTTCAAGTTATGGAGAGAGGATACAGTCTGGCCTATAAAGACAAAGAGCTGATCAAAAGCGTTGATCAAGTAGAACAAAATGACACGCTTGAAGTAAAGATGACAGACGGCGTTCTGACGTGTGAAGTATTGCAAAAGAGAGGCGAACGATAA
- the folD gene encoding bifunctional methylenetetrahydrofolate dehydrogenase/methenyltetrahydrofolate cyclohydrolase FolD encodes MTATIIDGKETAKEKREQLAKEVEELKAQGVVPGLAVILIGDDPASVSYVTGKKKAAETMGMKFKLDRFDSSLTEAELLKVIDQYNQNPEFHGILVQLPLPDHISEKAVIERISPDKDVDGFHPLNVGKMLLGEDTFLPCTPHGIVELLKKTNVDLSGKEVVVVGRSNIVGKPVGQLLLNENATVTYCHSRTKNMSEHTKKADILVVAVGKANFIKADQIKEGAIVIDVGVNRLESGKLCGDVQFDEAKEKASFITPVPGGVGPMTITMLAHNTVKSARRTLS; translated from the coding sequence ATGACTGCAACAATCATCGACGGAAAAGAAACGGCTAAAGAAAAACGCGAACAATTGGCAAAAGAAGTAGAAGAGCTGAAAGCACAAGGCGTAGTGCCGGGCTTGGCGGTCATTTTAATCGGCGACGATCCCGCTTCTGTTTCCTATGTGACAGGCAAGAAAAAAGCCGCAGAAACAATGGGAATGAAGTTTAAGCTTGACCGTTTTGACTCAAGCTTAACCGAGGCGGAGCTTTTAAAAGTGATTGATCAGTACAATCAAAATCCGGAATTCCACGGCATTCTCGTCCAGCTGCCGCTGCCGGATCATATTTCTGAAAAAGCCGTAATCGAGCGGATCTCCCCTGATAAGGATGTTGACGGTTTCCACCCTCTCAACGTCGGGAAAATGCTGCTTGGCGAAGATACATTTCTTCCATGCACGCCGCACGGAATTGTCGAGTTATTGAAAAAGACGAACGTAGATCTTTCCGGCAAAGAAGTTGTTGTAGTCGGACGAAGCAATATTGTCGGTAAACCGGTCGGCCAGCTGCTGCTGAACGAAAATGCGACCGTCACATATTGCCATTCCCGTACAAAAAATATGTCTGAGCATACGAAAAAAGCAGATATTCTTGTGGTTGCGGTCGGTAAAGCGAACTTTATCAAAGCCGATCAAATTAAAGAGGGCGCCATTGTCATCGATGTCGGCGTCAACCGTCTTGAAAGCGGAAAACTCTGCGGAGACGTTCAGTTTGATGAAGCGAAAGAAAAAGCATCTTTCATTACGCCGGTGCCGGGCGGAGTAGGTCCGATGACCATCACAATGCTTGCGCATAATACTGTTAAATCTGCCAGACGTACGTTATCATAG
- the nusB gene encoding transcription antitermination factor NusB translates to MKRRTAREKALQALFQIDVSDIAPNEAIEHALDGEKTDAFFEQLVYGVIEHQVQLDEMISGHLVNWKLDRIANVDRAILRLAVYEMVYTDDIPANVSLNEAIELAKRFGDDKAAKFVNGVLSNIKTDIES, encoded by the coding sequence ATGAAAAGAAGAACAGCTAGAGAAAAAGCTTTGCAGGCACTTTTTCAGATTGATGTCAGCGATATTGCACCGAACGAGGCCATTGAGCACGCGCTTGATGGTGAGAAAACAGATGCCTTCTTTGAACAGCTGGTGTACGGAGTGATCGAACATCAGGTACAGCTTGATGAAATGATTTCCGGCCATCTTGTCAATTGGAAGCTTGACCGGATTGCAAACGTAGACCGCGCGATCCTGCGTCTGGCGGTGTATGAAATGGTTTATACTGACGACATTCCTGCTAACGTGTCATTAAACGAAGCAATCGAGCTGGCAAAACGGTTCGGCGACGATAAAGCTGCAAAATTCGTAAACGGGGTTCTTTCTAACATTAAAACTGATATCGAATCGTAG
- a CDS encoding Asp23/Gls24 family envelope stress response protein, translated as MEDNSVLKMDHDESHLGKVEIAPEVIEVIAGIAASEVEGIAEMRGNFATGVVERFGKINHGKGVKVDLADDGITIDVYCVVQFGVSIPKVAASVQENIRQTLLNMTSLTINEINIHIVGIQFDTKAQEVEIDEEM; from the coding sequence ATGGAAGACAACAGTGTGCTTAAAATGGATCATGATGAGTCTCATTTAGGCAAGGTTGAAATTGCTCCTGAGGTCATTGAAGTCATTGCCGGCATCGCCGCTTCCGAGGTTGAAGGAATTGCTGAAATGCGCGGCAATTTCGCCACGGGCGTCGTAGAACGTTTCGGCAAAATCAATCACGGCAAAGGCGTAAAGGTCGATTTAGCCGATGACGGGATTACTATCGACGTCTATTGCGTCGTTCAATTCGGGGTTTCGATCCCGAAAGTGGCAGCAAGCGTTCAGGAGAATATCCGCCAAACTTTATTAAACATGACGTCTCTGACCATTAATGAAATCAATATTCATATCGTCGGCATTCAATTTGACACGAAGGCCCAAGAAGTCGAAATCGACGAAGAAATGTAA
- the accC gene encoding acetyl-CoA carboxylase biotin carboxylase subunit: MIKKLLIANRGEIAVRIIRACKELGIETVAVYSEADKDALHVQMADEAFCIGPKTSKESYLNVTNIVSVAKLTGTDAIHPGYGFLAENADFAELCEEVNVTFVGPTADAISKMGTKDIARETMQLAGVPIVPGSKGIIKNTEEAVSLAREIGYPVIIKATAGGGGKGIRVARTEEEMIKGIEITQQEAATAFGNPGVYIEKYIEDFRHVEIQVLADNYGNTIHLGERDCSIQRRLQKLLEESPSPALDSEIREQMGEAAVKAAKAVGYTGAGTVEFIYDYREQRYYFMEMNTRIQVEHPVTEMVTGTDLIKEQIKVASGQELSLRQEDVEFNGWAIECRINAENPAKNFMPSPGKINMYLPPGGLGVRVDSAAYPGYSIPPYYDSMIAKVITYGTTRDEAVARMKRALSEFVIEGIETTIPFHLKLLEHETFVSGEFNTKFLETYDVMGS, from the coding sequence ATGATTAAAAAGCTATTGATCGCCAACCGAGGAGAAATTGCCGTCAGAATCATCCGGGCCTGCAAGGAGCTTGGCATTGAAACTGTAGCCGTTTATTCTGAGGCAGATAAAGACGCCCTGCATGTCCAAATGGCCGATGAGGCTTTTTGTATCGGGCCGAAAACATCAAAAGAAAGCTATTTAAACGTAACGAATATCGTCAGCGTCGCAAAGCTGACCGGCACGGATGCGATTCATCCGGGATACGGATTTTTAGCTGAAAACGCCGACTTTGCCGAGCTGTGCGAGGAAGTAAACGTGACGTTTGTCGGCCCTACGGCAGACGCCATTTCAAAAATGGGGACAAAAGATATCGCCCGTGAGACGATGCAACTGGCGGGCGTGCCGATTGTGCCCGGTTCAAAAGGAATTATAAAAAATACGGAAGAAGCGGTTTCACTTGCACGTGAAATTGGGTATCCTGTCATTATAAAAGCCACTGCGGGCGGAGGCGGAAAAGGCATCCGGGTCGCGCGCACAGAAGAAGAAATGATTAAAGGCATTGAAATCACCCAGCAGGAAGCCGCTACGGCATTCGGAAATCCGGGTGTGTACATCGAGAAGTACATAGAAGATTTCCGCCATGTTGAAATTCAGGTGCTTGCGGATAATTACGGAAACACGATCCATCTTGGAGAGCGTGACTGTTCTATCCAAAGACGTCTGCAAAAACTTCTTGAAGAGTCGCCGTCACCTGCGCTTGATTCTGAAATCAGGGAGCAGATGGGCGAAGCAGCGGTAAAAGCAGCGAAGGCCGTCGGTTACACGGGAGCGGGCACTGTAGAGTTCATTTATGACTACAGAGAGCAGCGCTACTACTTCATGGAGATGAACACGCGTATTCAAGTGGAGCACCCTGTCACTGAAATGGTGACGGGAACCGATCTGATCAAAGAACAGATCAAAGTGGCATCCGGACAGGAGCTCTCGCTCAGACAGGAAGACGTAGAATTTAACGGCTGGGCGATTGAATGCCGTATCAACGCTGAAAATCCTGCGAAAAACTTCATGCCTTCACCTGGTAAAATTAACATGTACCTGCCGCCGGGCGGACTCGGCGTGCGTGTGGATTCAGCCGCATATCCGGGCTATTCGATCCCGCCGTACTATGACAGTATGATTGCCAAAGTCATCACATACGGAACAACACGTGATGAGGCGGTCGCACGGATGAAACGCGCGCTGAGCGAATTCGTGATCGAAGGTATTGAAACAACGATTCCGTTCCATCTGAAACTGCTTGAACACGAAACATTTGTCAGCGGAGAGTTTAATACAAAGTTTTTAGAAACATATGATGTAATGGGCTCATAA
- the accB gene encoding acetyl-CoA carboxylase biotin carboxyl carrier protein — protein sequence MLKINEIHELIKRIDESSIDEFVYEIEGVSLKLKKNEAPAVNVTGQAQAVPAAFAPAPQAAKPEAGEAAPVQEAPKQDENLHKITSPMVGTFYASSSPEAGPYVNQGSKVSENTVVCIVEAMKLFNEIEAEVKGEIVEVLVENGQLVEYGQPLFLVKAE from the coding sequence ATGTTAAAAATCAACGAAATTCATGAACTGATAAAAAGAATCGATGAATCATCCATTGATGAATTTGTTTACGAAATTGAAGGCGTAAGCCTGAAGCTGAAAAAAAATGAAGCGCCGGCCGTGAATGTAACGGGACAAGCTCAAGCTGTTCCTGCTGCTTTCGCACCTGCTCCGCAGGCTGCAAAACCGGAAGCGGGTGAAGCCGCTCCTGTTCAGGAAGCGCCGAAACAAGACGAAAACCTTCACAAAATTACGTCTCCGATGGTCGGAACGTTTTATGCTTCTTCATCGCCTGAAGCCGGCCCTTACGTAAATCAAGGATCAAAAGTGAGCGAAAATACAGTGGTTTGTATCGTGGAAGCAATGAAACTCTTTAACGAGATTGAAGCGGAAGTAAAAGGAGAAATCGTTGAAGTGTTAGTTGAAAACGGCCAGCTGGTCGAATACGGACAACCTCTATTTCTTGTAAAAGCTGAGTAA
- a CDS encoding SpoIIIAH-like family protein: MLKKQTVWLLTMLSLVVVLSVYYITSPESKNAVQMKSEKNSGEIATEKTPAPAPETKEKTEGGTEKEDGTKGTKDTKDSKGAKEDKETSAEASDKDGSVATETADENLFTTYRMELEDARSKEREQLNSIVSSDDATAKEKSEAYDKMTALSNAEGTEKQLETLIKTQGYKDALVDAEGDKINITVMSDKHSNAKASAIIDLVQKEIKNMKDVAVTFEPTK, translated from the coding sequence ATGCTGAAAAAACAAACGGTTTGGCTTTTAACAATGCTCAGTCTCGTCGTGGTATTAAGTGTTTATTATATTACGTCGCCGGAAAGCAAAAATGCCGTGCAGATGAAAAGCGAAAAAAATAGCGGAGAAATCGCCACAGAAAAAACGCCGGCTCCTGCTCCTGAAACGAAAGAAAAGACCGAAGGCGGCACAGAAAAAGAAGACGGAACAAAAGGCACGAAAGACACTAAAGATTCTAAAGGCGCAAAAGAGGATAAAGAAACATCAGCAGAAGCGTCCGACAAAGACGGATCGGTCGCCACAGAAACAGCTGACGAAAATTTATTTACCACATACCGCATGGAACTTGAAGACGCGAGAAGCAAAGAACGGGAACAGTTAAACAGCATTGTTTCAAGCGATGATGCGACAGCAAAGGAAAAAAGCGAAGCCTACGATAAAATGACGGCGCTCAGTAATGCTGAAGGGACAGAAAAACAGCTGGAAACACTCATTAAAACACAAGGCTACAAAGATGCGCTCGTGGATGCTGAAGGAGACAAAATCAACATTACGGTCATGTCTGACAAACATTCAAACGCAAAAGCTTCCGCCATCATTGACCTGGTGCAAAAAGAAATTAAGAATATGAAAGACGTCGCCGTGACGTTTGAACCGACAAAATAA
- the spoIIIAG gene encoding stage III sporulation protein AG, translating into MNKNGLWNILKKQLMIGQAKDGEKPKLTKYHYFLFVFVLGVSFMLVSQMFSSPEKTGKDQTAQTVMSGQTEDKSGQKSAPVFKASKDSSAKNTIDDYERDYENQLKEILETIIGVEDVSIVVNVDATSLKVFEKNKTKKDTTTEETDKEGGKRSVTDQTSEEQIVMIRNGDQETPVVVQTKKPDIRGVLVVAQGVDNVQIKKTIIDAVTRVLDVPSYRVAVAPKKIKEDS; encoded by the coding sequence ATGAATAAAAACGGACTATGGAACATACTCAAAAAACAGCTGATGATCGGACAGGCGAAAGACGGAGAAAAACCAAAACTGACAAAATATCATTACTTTCTGTTCGTGTTTGTGCTCGGGGTATCTTTTATGCTGGTCAGCCAGATGTTCTCTTCACCTGAGAAAACCGGGAAGGACCAAACGGCGCAGACTGTCATGTCCGGCCAAACGGAAGACAAGAGCGGGCAAAAAAGCGCACCCGTTTTTAAGGCGTCAAAAGACAGCAGCGCCAAAAACACGATCGATGATTACGAGAGAGATTATGAAAACCAGCTGAAAGAAATCCTTGAAACGATTATCGGCGTGGAGGATGTATCGATTGTCGTAAACGTAGACGCGACATCGTTAAAAGTGTTTGAAAAAAATAAAACGAAAAAAGACACCACTACTGAAGAAACCGATAAAGAAGGCGGCAAAAGAAGCGTAACCGATCAAACCTCTGAAGAACAAATTGTCATGATCCGAAACGGGGACCAGGAAACCCCGGTCGTCGTTCAGACGAAAAAGCCTGATATCCGCGGTGTACTCGTTGTCGCTCAGGGAGTGGACAACGTTCAAATAAAAAAAACCATCATTGATGCCGTCACAAGGGTGCTTGATGTTCCGAGCTACCGTGTAGCGGTTGCCCCTAAAAAAATCAAGGAGGATTCATAA
- the spoIIIAF gene encoding stage III sporulation protein AF encodes MSFLTEWLTSIILFILFAIVIDMLLPSSSMQKYAKMVVSLLLIIVMLNPIFKLFKTDPEIIFDYLTKQEQFQSADIKNQIKSEKKEIQASNRAYVLEEMAVQLKKKAEEMFSHDEYKIDDIRLTAEEQVRSEEDVKTISVYMAPSSEKTVQTVAPIDIRTDRKYEPEGAADKKEAAHIKEKLADIWEIGSEKITVYMEGGEKNGHE; translated from the coding sequence ATGAGCTTTTTAACAGAATGGCTGACAAGCATTATTTTGTTTATCTTATTTGCCATCGTCATCGACATGCTGCTGCCCAGCTCCAGTATGCAAAAATACGCAAAGATGGTTGTCAGCCTGCTGTTAATCATTGTCATGCTCAACCCGATATTCAAACTTTTCAAAACAGACCCGGAAATCATCTTCGATTATTTGACAAAACAAGAGCAATTTCAATCCGCTGACATAAAAAATCAAATCAAATCAGAAAAAAAAGAAATACAAGCATCAAACCGCGCATATGTTTTAGAAGAAATGGCTGTCCAACTAAAAAAGAAAGCGGAGGAGATGTTCAGTCATGACGAATACAAAATAGATGACATCCGCCTTACAGCGGAAGAACAGGTTCGTTCAGAAGAAGATGTAAAAACGATCAGCGTGTATATGGCCCCATCTTCTGAAAAAACCGTGCAAACCGTCGCACCGATCGACATCCGCACAGACCGCAAATACGAACCGGAAGGCGCAGCCGACAAAAAGGAGGCTGCACACATCAAAGAAAAACTTGCGGATATATGGGAAATCGGCAGTGAGAAAATTACGGTTTATATGGAAGGCGGGGAGAAAAACGGCCATGAATAA